A window of the Haloquadratum walsbyi C23 genome harbors these coding sequences:
- a CDS encoding amidase family protein — MDLNTFITAKQVNPEIESDTETALPLDGVTVAVKDNISTAGVRTTCGSAMLSDYVPPYDATVVERLKQAGATIVGKTNMDEFGMGGTTETSAYGPTKNPVDTNHVPGGSSGGSAAAVASGAADVALGSDTGGSVRNPAAFCGVVGIKPTYGLVSRYGLIAYANSLEQIGPIASTVQEAAELLDVISGPDPHDATTRFDNGETSISDINPPDSDSDSDTITSHPATAKTYAAAADEDVSGMTVGVVTDLLDGADDRVVETFRAAIAELESQGIEIVEVSLDSLEHAVQAYYVIAMSEASSNLARFDGVRYGPGGGATENSNETIPNVDVNVDDGNWNDSFAAVRDVGFGEEVKRRILLGTYALSAGYHEKYYDKAQDAREWVKQDFETAFEKADVLATPTMPVLPPAIGESLEDPLKLYLMDANTVPVNLANLPAISVPAGEVDGLPVGFQAIGPAFGEEIIIQVAAAVE, encoded by the coding sequence ATGGATCTAAATACATTTATTACTGCCAAACAAGTCAATCCAGAGATTGAGTCCGATACAGAAACCGCATTACCGCTGGATGGAGTAACAGTTGCAGTTAAAGATAATATTAGCACTGCTGGTGTACGGACGACCTGTGGATCAGCAATGCTATCGGATTATGTCCCTCCATATGATGCGACCGTGGTGGAACGGCTGAAACAAGCGGGGGCGACGATTGTTGGAAAAACCAATATGGATGAATTCGGAATGGGTGGAACAACCGAAACATCTGCGTATGGACCAACAAAGAATCCAGTTGATACTAATCACGTTCCTGGTGGATCCTCCGGTGGATCCGCAGCGGCTGTCGCCAGTGGTGCTGCAGATGTTGCGCTTGGTTCTGATACAGGCGGTTCAGTTCGTAATCCGGCAGCATTCTGTGGTGTTGTTGGAATCAAACCAACGTATGGGCTCGTCTCACGATACGGGCTCATTGCATACGCGAACTCACTTGAGCAGATTGGACCAATCGCATCAACTGTTCAGGAGGCAGCCGAACTGCTTGACGTTATTTCAGGTCCTGATCCACACGATGCCACGACACGATTCGATAATGGTGAAACATCAATCAGTGATATCAATCCACCAGACTCAGATTCAGACTCAGATACAATAACATCACACCCAGCGACGGCAAAAACGTATGCAGCAGCCGCCGACGAAGATGTTTCTGGGATGACCGTTGGCGTTGTGACTGATTTGCTCGATGGGGCTGATGATCGCGTCGTTGAGACGTTCCGCGCGGCGATTGCTGAGCTTGAATCCCAGGGTATTGAGATTGTTGAAGTCTCACTCGATTCACTCGAGCATGCAGTGCAGGCATATTATGTGATTGCGATGTCAGAGGCATCATCAAATCTCGCACGGTTTGATGGAGTCCGATACGGACCCGGTGGTGGAGCGACCGAGAACTCAAATGAAACAATACCAAACGTCGATGTCAATGTCGATGACGGAAATTGGAATGATAGTTTTGCTGCAGTACGCGATGTTGGATTTGGTGAGGAGGTCAAGCGTCGTATCCTTTTGGGAACATATGCACTATCGGCCGGATATCATGAGAAATATTATGACAAAGCCCAGGACGCACGCGAATGGGTAAAGCAGGATTTTGAGACAGCCTTCGAGAAAGCTGATGTCTTGGCAACGCCCACAATGCCTGTGCTCCCACCTGCGATTGGTGAGAGTCTTGAGGACCCTCTCAAGCTATATTTAATGGATGCAAATACCGTCCCAGTCAATCTTGCCAATCTTCCCGCAATATCAGTGCCGGCAGGAGAGGTTGATGGACTGCCAGTTGGATTCCAAGCAATTGGTCCTGCATTTGGTGAAGAAATAATTATCCAAGTAGCCGCGGCTGTTGAATGA
- the gatC gene encoding Asp-tRNA(Asn)/Glu-tRNA(Gln) amidotransferase subunit GatC, which produces MSDSAVDTDEVEHVAELARVDLTEEEINAFTTQFADILAYFDALDEVPAVEHEPELVNVMRRDEVTGSLDQSEALQNAPETEDGQFKGPRVS; this is translated from the coding sequence ATGAGCGATTCAGCCGTCGACACCGATGAGGTTGAGCATGTTGCAGAGTTGGCGCGGGTTGATCTTACTGAAGAGGAGATTAACGCGTTTACTACACAGTTTGCTGATATACTCGCATATTTTGATGCGCTTGATGAAGTCCCAGCAGTCGAACATGAGCCGGAACTTGTCAATGTGATGCGTCGTGACGAGGTTACCGGAAGTCTTGATCAATCAGAAGCACTCCAGAATGCACCCGAGACTGAGGATGGGCAATTCAAAGGTCCACGGGTATCGTAG
- a CDS encoding transcription initiation factor IIB: MTNNSHQSPAVTRARARRSDERTETAQQDADTTVSDETTRSAESTETVRCPECESTQLITDDERGETVCADCGLVVDEDSIDRGPEWRAFDSAERDQKSRVGAPTTNLMHDKGLSTNIGWQDKDAYGNSLSSTQRQKMQRLRTWNERFRTRDSKERNLKQALGEVDRMASALGLPENVRETASVIYRRALDEELLPGRSIEGVATASLYAAARQAGTPRSLDEITNVSRVGRDEIARTYRYVVRELKLQIKPADPEQYVPRFASDLDLSDEAERRARQLLRSAKEQGVHSGKSPVGLAAAAVYAASLLINEKVTQKEVSSVANISEVTIRNRYHELLEAEEQLSTA, from the coding sequence ATGACTAACAATAGTCACCAATCCCCTGCTGTCACGCGCGCACGCGCGAGGAGGTCAGACGAACGCACGGAGACTGCTCAACAAGATGCGGATACAACTGTGTCTGATGAGACGACACGGTCTGCAGAATCTACAGAGACAGTCCGCTGTCCAGAATGTGAGTCGACTCAACTTATCACAGATGATGAACGTGGTGAGACAGTCTGTGCAGACTGTGGACTTGTTGTTGATGAAGATTCAATTGATCGTGGACCAGAGTGGCGTGCTTTCGATAGTGCTGAGCGTGATCAAAAGTCTCGTGTTGGCGCCCCAACGACAAATCTGATGCATGATAAAGGCTTGTCAACAAACATTGGCTGGCAAGACAAAGACGCATACGGAAACTCTTTGTCATCAACTCAGCGACAAAAGATGCAGCGGCTTCGAACATGGAATGAGCGATTCCGCACTCGGGATTCAAAGGAACGGAATCTCAAGCAGGCACTTGGTGAGGTCGACCGAATGGCATCAGCGCTTGGGCTTCCTGAAAATGTTCGTGAAACGGCTTCTGTGATTTATCGTCGTGCGCTTGATGAAGAACTACTGCCTGGTCGATCAATTGAGGGTGTTGCGACTGCATCGTTGTATGCTGCTGCTCGACAAGCTGGGACGCCGCGATCACTTGATGAAATTACAAATGTCTCACGAGTGGGTCGCGACGAAATTGCGCGCACATATCGGTATGTCGTGCGTGAACTCAAACTCCAAATCAAGCCGGCTGATCCAGAGCAGTATGTGCCGCGATTTGCCTCGGATCTTGACCTCTCAGATGAAGCTGAACGGCGTGCTCGTCAACTTCTTCGTAGTGCAAAAGAGCAAGGTGTCCATTCGGGGAAATCCCCGGTTGGTCTTGCAGCAGCGGCTGTGTATGCTGCATCATTACTCATCAATGAAAAAGTAACACAAAAAGAGGTCAGCAGTGTCGCAAATATCTCTGAGGTAACAATTCGGAATCGATATCACGAGCTGCTTGAAGCGGAAGAACAACTTTCTACCGCGTAA
- a CDS encoding NUDIX domain-containing protein, whose product METTRHFTTTVYIVEDDATALHHHERLGIRIPPGGHIDRDELPHEAGLREVYEETGLDAELIHTPAATSVDAPAGQALPQPRYQMLYDVTTHEDGTVGHQHIDHVYYARVNSRSITPSEPDEAPASAWQWYDKADLTTSNLDADTIQLAHEAINAAQEYDEIS is encoded by the coding sequence ATGGAGACCACGCGACATTTTACAACAACCGTCTATATTGTTGAGGATGACGCAACAGCGTTACATCATCATGAAAGACTCGGGATTCGCATCCCACCAGGAGGTCATATCGACCGTGATGAACTCCCACATGAAGCGGGACTCCGCGAAGTGTATGAGGAAACCGGGCTCGATGCAGAACTTATCCATACGCCAGCGGCAACGTCGGTTGATGCACCTGCTGGACAGGCGCTTCCGCAGCCACGGTATCAGATGCTTTATGATGTCACTACGCATGAAGATGGAACAGTGGGTCATCAACATATTGATCATGTGTATTATGCCCGGGTTAATAGCCGCTCAATTACTCCAAGTGAGCCCGATGAAGCTCCAGCATCGGCGTGGCAGTGGTATGATAAAGCGGATCTGACGACAAGCAACCTTGATGCTGACACCATTCAATTAGCACATGAGGCTATCAATGCTGCACAAGAATATGACGAGATATCATAA
- a CDS encoding asparagine synthase C-terminal domain-containing protein has protein sequence MVSEPSTNPPGQPQSSTKNESILRGASTETVHDAISDTIALAGTGGFAGYIDGMLVRDVLGRQPIFLETATQSSHGVMPDWAFNPLSLEAPATLPPGAVYDPSQRAISDDNIIYTDNNTSIDDANSDQQGNTAAVDVEIRHLDIARYWSLPKPPVTTDNDEAYRRVKKAIITQTQKQTTDNSNKSTAIAFSGGIDSAVVAAGRPNAPCYVAGFDGCHDITAAQEALSAMDRNADLHVIEISHTDIIEAIPQLVSAIGRTNPMDLAITVPLFIVARRVAADGFDRLALGQGADELFGGYAKVQKAPTDPRVNATTIRGAQRELVNTVPKQAERDMLAIRAGGVEPITPFLHDSIVESALTLPESLLVCGDQRKIALRMAADGIVPESVRTASKKAVQYGTYVSRELDRLARQDGFKRRMDHHIQKYVHSLIK, from the coding sequence ATGGTGTCAGAACCATCAACAAACCCACCAGGACAGCCACAATCATCAACGAAGAATGAGTCTATACTCCGTGGAGCGTCAACGGAGACGGTTCATGATGCAATTAGCGATACTATCGCATTGGCTGGGACAGGCGGATTCGCGGGGTACATTGATGGGATGCTTGTCCGTGATGTGCTTGGTCGTCAGCCGATATTTCTTGAAACGGCTACACAATCTTCACACGGTGTGATGCCTGATTGGGCATTCAACCCACTCTCGCTTGAAGCGCCTGCAACGCTACCGCCTGGAGCAGTATATGATCCATCTCAGAGAGCTATATCTGATGATAACATCATCTATACGGATAATAACACCAGTATTGATGATGCGAATAGCGATCAACAGGGGAATACAGCTGCTGTCGATGTTGAAATTAGACATCTCGACATTGCTCGGTATTGGTCACTTCCCAAGCCACCGGTAACGACTGATAATGATGAAGCATATAGGCGTGTGAAAAAGGCAATCATCACACAGACACAAAAGCAGACAACGGATAATTCAAATAAATCAACAGCAATTGCATTCTCAGGCGGGATCGATTCCGCAGTAGTTGCTGCTGGACGTCCAAACGCACCGTGTTATGTTGCTGGATTTGATGGATGTCATGATATTACCGCGGCACAGGAGGCTCTTTCTGCTATGGATCGAAATGCAGACCTCCATGTGATTGAAATCTCACATACGGATATTATCGAGGCGATTCCACAGCTCGTTTCCGCAATTGGACGGACGAATCCAATGGATCTCGCGATCACAGTTCCACTCTTCATCGTTGCACGACGCGTCGCCGCGGACGGGTTTGACCGACTTGCACTTGGACAGGGCGCTGATGAACTGTTTGGCGGATACGCGAAGGTGCAGAAGGCACCAACTGATCCACGAGTGAACGCAACAACAATCCGTGGTGCCCAACGAGAATTAGTTAATACGGTGCCAAAGCAAGCCGAGCGCGATATGCTTGCTATTCGAGCCGGCGGTGTCGAACCTATAACGCCATTTCTTCATGACAGTATTGTCGAGTCGGCACTCACACTACCAGAATCGCTACTTGTTTGTGGTGATCAGCGAAAAATTGCACTTAGGATGGCCGCTGATGGAATCGTTCCGGAGTCTGTGCGCACAGCATCGAAGAAAGCGGTTCAGTATGGAACATATGTTTCACGTGAACTTGATCGACTTGCCCGACAGGATGGATTCAAACGACGAATGGACCATCATATTCAGAAATATGTCCATTCATTAATCAAGTGA
- a CDS encoding PHP domain-containing protein, whose product MLSVELHAHSSLSYDGHDPVELLLEQAAAIGLDALAVTDHDEIDASLRAAELASEYDLIGIPAMEVSSAAGHVLGFGITEQVPAGLSYDETVTRIRSQGGIAVVPHPFQSARHGVAAEIATAQLTAADAIEVYNSRLLTGRANRKAKKFAQTHDIAMTAGSDAHISEMVGQAVTEVATETQSVDGILNAIVAGETSVIGTKTPWRVSFKQFSGGVKRRIMRTLSELV is encoded by the coding sequence GTGTTATCGGTCGAGCTCCACGCCCACTCGTCGCTGTCATATGATGGTCACGACCCAGTTGAGCTACTGTTGGAGCAAGCAGCAGCGATTGGTCTTGATGCTCTTGCCGTGACGGATCATGACGAGATTGATGCAAGTCTGCGTGCAGCCGAACTTGCATCAGAGTACGATTTAATCGGGATTCCGGCGATGGAGGTTTCATCAGCAGCAGGGCATGTGCTTGGTTTCGGTATCACAGAGCAGGTCCCCGCTGGGCTCTCATATGATGAAACAGTAACTCGAATTCGATCTCAAGGAGGAATTGCTGTTGTCCCTCACCCGTTTCAATCAGCACGCCATGGTGTTGCGGCTGAGATTGCCACAGCGCAATTAACCGCAGCCGACGCGATTGAGGTGTATAATTCTCGGCTTCTGACCGGGCGAGCAAATCGAAAGGCCAAGAAATTTGCACAGACTCATGATATTGCGATGACTGCTGGAAGTGATGCACATATCAGCGAAATGGTTGGGCAAGCAGTCACAGAAGTTGCAACCGAAACCCAATCTGTTGATGGAATTCTGAATGCAATCGTCGCTGGTGAGACAAGTGTCATTGGAACAAAAACCCCATGGCGAGTATCATTCAAACAGTTTAGTGGTGGTGTCAAACGACGGATTATGCGAACACTCTCCGAGTTGGTGTAA
- the purL gene encoding phosphoribosylformylglycinamidine synthase subunit PurL: MTLSDSDLELITTELGRELTPAEAALFENLWSEHCAYRSSRPLLQSFTTGDDSANDEGAEHVVIGPGDDAAVVRLPRVDEASETPIYITMGIESHNHPSYVDPYDGAATGVGGIVRDTLSMGAYPIALADSLYFGSFDRERTQYLLDGVVEGIADYGNAIGVPTVAGSVEFHNKYTGNPLVNVACIGLLTDERLVTAEAQSPGNKLVLVGNATGRDGLGGASFASEDLSEDAETEDRPAVQVGDPYTEKRLIEANEELITAELIQSARDLGAAGLGGASSELVAKGGLGARINLERVHQREPAMNAIEILLAESQERMCYEVHPDDVETVGDIAAKYDLGYAVIGEIRDGNYVCTFGDETVVDVPAGFLADGAPMNDLSATEPPTPEESTFPAIDAATAFNTIISTPNTASKRWIYRQYDHEVGLRTAMRPGDDAALIAIREAGVGLALSSGAVPAWTESNPYKGAQAVALENATNVAAKGATPIAAVDCLNGGNPEKPAVYGAFKDIVQGLADMCHTLSIPVVGGNVSLYNDSTSGPIPPTPTLALVGTKSTFDAPPAALTGDGTLLLVGHQSNNLGGSELLAQIGGTDKFPVLPSNPTAVVDSLARVANHPSTLATHDVSTGGLAVTLAELITSDAGARVTVQNKTSLFTETPGRAVIETTDPDAVRHIFEGVAPVVSLGDTTTDGTLTINIDDEDTANESPAVTTDAATVAKQRRILEDALE, encoded by the coding sequence ATGACCCTGTCGGACTCAGATCTTGAACTCATTACGACCGAACTCGGACGTGAGTTGACACCCGCAGAAGCTGCATTATTCGAAAATCTATGGAGTGAACACTGTGCGTATCGATCCTCACGTCCTCTGCTTCAGTCATTCACCACAGGTGATGATTCCGCCAATGACGAGGGAGCGGAGCACGTGGTCATTGGTCCTGGTGACGACGCAGCGGTAGTTCGCCTTCCACGTGTCGATGAAGCGTCTGAGACACCGATTTATATTACGATGGGTATCGAAAGTCATAATCATCCCTCATATGTTGATCCGTATGATGGGGCTGCGACCGGCGTTGGAGGAATTGTGCGTGATACATTATCTATGGGCGCTTACCCGATAGCACTCGCAGATAGTCTTTACTTTGGTTCATTTGACCGTGAACGGACTCAATATCTTCTTGATGGAGTTGTTGAGGGAATCGCTGATTATGGGAATGCCATCGGTGTACCGACTGTTGCCGGAAGTGTTGAATTCCATAATAAATATACAGGCAATCCACTAGTTAATGTCGCCTGTATTGGGTTACTCACTGATGAACGACTCGTCACTGCGGAGGCACAGTCACCGGGCAACAAACTCGTTTTAGTTGGGAATGCAACTGGTCGAGATGGTCTTGGTGGCGCCTCATTCGCTAGTGAAGACCTTTCTGAAGATGCTGAGACGGAAGATAGACCAGCTGTGCAGGTTGGTGATCCATATACAGAAAAACGGCTTATCGAGGCAAATGAAGAACTCATTACAGCGGAACTTATTCAATCAGCACGTGATCTTGGTGCTGCTGGACTTGGTGGTGCCTCCTCAGAACTTGTTGCGAAAGGCGGTCTTGGTGCTCGTATTAATCTTGAACGTGTCCATCAGCGCGAGCCGGCGATGAATGCAATAGAAATCCTGCTTGCGGAATCACAAGAACGGATGTGTTATGAAGTCCATCCAGACGATGTTGAGACAGTGGGCGACATTGCAGCGAAATACGATCTTGGATACGCTGTCATTGGCGAGATACGCGATGGAAATTATGTCTGCACATTTGGCGATGAGACTGTTGTTGATGTTCCAGCGGGATTTCTCGCAGATGGTGCCCCGATGAACGACCTCTCAGCGACGGAACCGCCAACACCAGAGGAATCAACATTTCCCGCGATCGACGCAGCAACCGCATTTAATACAATTATAAGCACTCCCAATACGGCATCAAAACGCTGGATATATCGACAATACGATCATGAGGTTGGTCTGCGAACGGCGATGCGTCCAGGTGACGATGCTGCACTCATTGCGATCAGGGAGGCGGGCGTTGGTCTTGCACTCTCATCTGGAGCCGTTCCAGCATGGACAGAATCTAATCCATATAAAGGCGCTCAAGCAGTCGCACTTGAGAATGCAACAAATGTCGCAGCAAAGGGAGCGACTCCAATTGCTGCGGTTGACTGTCTTAATGGCGGAAATCCAGAGAAACCAGCCGTCTATGGTGCATTCAAAGACATTGTCCAAGGTCTTGCAGATATGTGTCACACACTTTCGATTCCGGTCGTCGGTGGAAACGTATCACTATACAATGACTCGACATCCGGACCGATTCCTCCGACGCCAACACTTGCGTTGGTAGGGACAAAATCGACATTTGATGCCCCACCGGCAGCGCTCACCGGAGATGGAACACTTCTGTTGGTTGGTCATCAAAGTAACAACCTCGGTGGATCAGAGCTCCTTGCACAAATCGGTGGGACAGATAAGTTTCCAGTGCTGCCATCAAATCCAACAGCAGTTGTTGATTCGCTCGCGCGTGTCGCGAATCACCCATCAACACTCGCAACTCACGATGTGAGCACCGGCGGTCTTGCGGTGACGCTCGCTGAATTAATCACCTCGGATGCTGGTGCGAGGGTGACAGTTCAAAATAAGACTTCGCTGTTCACTGAGACGCCAGGTCGTGCAGTCATCGAAACGACTGATCCAGATGCTGTTCGACACATATTCGAGGGTGTTGCACCAGTCGTTTCGCTTGGTGACACGACAACAGATGGAACTCTCACAATCAATATTGATGACGAAGATACGGCTAATGAGTCTCCAGCAGTGACAACTGATGCAGCAACAGTCGCCAAACAGCGACGCATTCTCGAGGACGCATTAGAGTAG
- a CDS encoding DUF7550 family protein, translating into MNEHTITDDHSTDTNDQMRITSPMQPFGMSAVTTGIIITIIGIGIIFGIPLLLA; encoded by the coding sequence ATGAATGAACACACGATTACTGATGATCATTCAACCGACACCAATGATCAGATGCGTATTACATCACCGATGCAGCCATTCGGTATGAGTGCTGTTACGACAGGTATAATAATTACCATCATTGGAATTGGCATTATTTTTGGGATTCCACTTCTTCTAGCGTGA
- the hisF gene encoding imidazole glycerol phosphate synthase subunit HisF, whose product MLTKRIIPCIDVDLDEDGNPAVYTGINFEDLEYTGDPVEMAKQYNMAGADEFVFLDITASAVGRETMLETVSRVADEIFIPLTVGGGIRTRDDIKSTLRAGADKVSINTAALETPELITTGASAFGSQCIVISVDARRRFDEQGENYLSVDGESCWFECTVKGGREGTGIDVLEWVTEAETRGAGELFINSIDADGTQDGYDIPLTSAVCDAVSTPVIASSGCGSPADMHEVFTEADADAGLAASIFHFGEYSIEATKEYLDERGVPIRS is encoded by the coding sequence ATGTTGACAAAACGAATTATCCCATGTATTGATGTTGATCTTGATGAGGATGGAAACCCAGCCGTTTATACTGGAATAAACTTCGAAGATCTCGAGTATACTGGTGATCCGGTGGAAATGGCAAAACAGTATAATATGGCTGGTGCTGATGAATTTGTCTTTCTTGATATCACTGCTTCCGCTGTAGGTCGTGAAACGATGCTTGAGACAGTTTCCCGTGTTGCTGATGAGATATTCATTCCATTAACTGTTGGCGGCGGTATCAGGACTCGTGATGATATAAAGAGCACACTTCGCGCCGGAGCAGATAAAGTATCGATTAATACCGCAGCATTGGAAACCCCGGAACTGATCACCACCGGCGCATCTGCGTTTGGATCACAGTGTATTGTTATTTCAGTTGATGCCCGTCGTCGGTTCGATGAACAAGGTGAGAATTATCTCTCTGTTGACGGGGAATCATGTTGGTTTGAGTGTACAGTCAAGGGTGGTCGCGAAGGAACTGGTATTGATGTTCTTGAATGGGTAACTGAAGCTGAAACTCGGGGAGCCGGTGAGTTATTTATCAATTCAATCGACGCTGATGGCACACAAGATGGATATGATATTCCATTGACGAGCGCGGTGTGTGATGCCGTTTCAACGCCTGTTATTGCCTCCTCAGGGTGCGGTAGTCCAGCCGATATGCATGAGGTATTTACTGAAGCTGACGCGGATGCAGGGCTTGCAGCCTCAATTTTCCACTTTGGTGAATATAGTATTGAGGCGACAAAGGAGTATCTTGATGAGCGTGGTGTACCCATTCGAAGCTAA
- a CDS encoding DNA-directed RNA polymerase subunit L, which yields MELRVIERTDTELRIEVAGEDHTFMNVIKGALLQTDGVAAATYDVNPEQSGGQTEPVLSIQTEPDADVDPLDALGDASRQVQTTVDDFTSAFTAAV from the coding sequence ATGGAATTACGGGTCATCGAACGAACGGACACTGAACTCCGTATTGAAGTGGCTGGCGAGGACCATACATTCATGAATGTAATAAAGGGAGCCTTGCTCCAGACAGATGGGGTTGCAGCCGCGACATATGATGTTAATCCCGAGCAATCAGGAGGACAGACTGAGCCAGTCCTCTCAATCCAAACAGAACCTGATGCAGATGTTGATCCGCTCGATGCGCTCGGCGATGCGTCACGACAGGTACAGACAACAGTTGATGACTTTACAAGCGCATTTACAGCAGCGGTTTAA
- a CDS encoding MBL fold metallo-hydrolase: MTVDVRQIQLGNAVFEGNNNAYLLDGNVTTLIDVGIATTETRAELEAELTTAGVSLSSIDQILLTHWHADHTGLAGEIQDVSGATVRAHADDADLIATGKNSTKRREVRQQRLEEWGVPAAKQDELLSFLDRFNGIGGESVDVDPVTDGETISAGDIELTVKHLPGHTAGHVGYHYSDKKEKFAFVGDVVLPEYTPNIGGADLRVESPVSTYLNSLDRLSKMELEHIWPGHRERIINPAPRVDTICTHHVKRTQRLYDVLTEHGTTDVWNVSAALFGELDTIHILHGPGEAFAHLMCLIESGIVERVENDTRVDPVRRGHSQQYRIINPEIASDIDIETILLTSSPR; encoded by the coding sequence ATGACAGTCGACGTCCGTCAAATCCAACTTGGAAACGCAGTATTCGAGGGAAATAATAACGCATATTTATTGGACGGCAATGTCACCACGCTGATTGATGTTGGTATTGCAACCACAGAGACGCGAGCAGAACTTGAGGCTGAACTTACCACTGCTGGGGTCTCATTGTCATCAATCGATCAAATTCTTTTAACACACTGGCACGCTGACCACACAGGTCTCGCAGGAGAGATTCAGGATGTCTCAGGGGCCACAGTCCGTGCACACGCTGATGACGCAGACCTAATTGCAACTGGAAAGAATTCAACAAAACGACGAGAGGTACGACAGCAGCGACTTGAGGAATGGGGTGTTCCAGCAGCAAAGCAAGATGAGTTACTATCGTTTCTTGATCGGTTCAACGGGATCGGTGGTGAATCAGTTGATGTCGACCCCGTGACCGATGGAGAAACGATCTCTGCTGGAGATATCGAATTGACAGTCAAGCATCTACCTGGACACACAGCAGGTCACGTTGGATATCACTATAGTGATAAAAAAGAGAAATTCGCATTTGTTGGCGATGTTGTTCTTCCGGAATATACACCAAATATCGGCGGTGCGGACCTTCGAGTTGAGTCCCCAGTTAGCACATATCTCAATAGTCTTGATCGCTTATCCAAGATGGAACTTGAACATATATGGCCTGGTCACAGGGAACGTATTATTAATCCAGCACCCCGGGTTGATACAATTTGTACGCATCATGTCAAACGGACACAGCGATTATATGACGTCCTCACTGAACACGGTACCACAGATGTGTGGAACGTGAGTGCTGCATTATTTGGTGAACTTGATACAATTCATATTCTCCACGGTCCTGGAGAAGCATTCGCCCATCTGATGTGCCTTATTGAATCTGGAATTGTAGAACGGGTTGAGAATGATACAAGAGTCGATCCCGTGCGTAGAGGACATAGCCAACAATATCGAATTATTAATCCCGAAATCGCGAGTGATATTGATATTGAGACAATACTTTTGACATCCTCTCCGCGCTGA
- a CDS encoding DUF5793 family protein, whose translation MRRDYFELDVTDVAWVDNDTDPREPQVRIDFDGPTDVLESQLTDPNGEYLDADETDVAFRLQGSVEDPDASGVVSVTNRITGDFILELNESADSVLSFIRAAREYGHDGSVDTEGGRYRVELYIEGTEAVVYHKETFLVYDADGKLLRSHSLIPSGVEL comes from the coding sequence ATGAGGCGGGATTACTTTGAACTGGATGTGACCGATGTTGCCTGGGTAGATAACGATACGGACCCCCGTGAACCACAGGTCAGGATTGATTTTGATGGTCCAACTGATGTACTTGAATCGCAATTGACAGACCCTAATGGGGAGTATCTTGATGCCGATGAGACAGACGTTGCATTCCGATTGCAGGGTTCAGTCGAGGATCCAGATGCAAGTGGTGTAGTGAGTGTAACAAACCGAATCACCGGTGATTTTATTCTTGAACTAAATGAGTCAGCTGACAGCGTCTTATCATTCATTCGAGCTGCCCGAGAATATGGTCACGACGGTAGTGTTGATACTGAGGGCGGGAGATACCGCGTTGAATTATATATCGAAGGAACTGAGGCTGTCGTCTATCATAAAGAGACATTTCTCGTATACGATGCTGATGGGAAGCTTCTTCGCTCACATAGTCTAATCCCTTCTGGTGTTGAGTTGTAA